The following proteins are co-located in the Podarcis raffonei isolate rPodRaf1 chromosome 5, rPodRaf1.pri, whole genome shotgun sequence genome:
- the PIGZ gene encoding GPI mannosyltransferase 4 isoform X1, producing MLSQESSLPGPARSCQCKTSQQPPPCPQQLLFDHAQDWHLTAVLQCSRGWLLTTRTAAVSSGQPSNPGRSGETVMASPKTFWRVLCMLRVGWCLLPQTGYLHPDEFFQSPEVMAGSILDLKVYHPWEFLPKSPCRTVVFPLITSGAAFWAIKALQHLGLSTSCITSYTLLVSPRLLLTIFSFILDYSVYQLAPLWGADPWNSLALLAGSYVTLVFYTRTFANTVEGLLFALLLLLVSSKAASKTSASAYRWQNPLNHRLIGMIIVAGFFNRPTFLAFALVPLLHWVCAGATCQQSVRRTIHHVLCLAPSAAFTAVFFIAADTWYFTSPLSGLSLHSFYEASPLSILARLRQSVVVTPLNFLTYNLNPDNLAQHGTHPHLTHFAVNGVLLFGILHVEAVSNGIKLLKVHVSQFMWLKALKRSSHSAITCPEGRLALLAFYFIPLALLSLFSHQEPRFLIPLILPLVLLVTQHRQAQQWKSINLVFNLCGALFFGCFHQGGIVPCLFHLEQLTHSPESLSHRTHYTLLFARTYMPPRFLLNVNKSNTLVELVDMAGAEKGFLCQILGSIVNGPACVNRELGKEMTCQVLVIIPGTVRTIIEQCPLLVKKETVIFPHLTMEDPPQMSFLLSEKWRSQLGLHILYLERNKKSI from the exons ATGCTGTCCCAAGAATCCAGCTTGCCTGGTCCAGCCAGATCTTGTCAGTGCAAGACAAGTCAGCAACCTCCTCCATGTCCTCAACAGCTGCTGTTCGACCATGCACAGGACTGGCATTTAACAGCAGTACTTCAATGCTCACGG GGCTGGCTTTTGACAACTAGGACTGCTGCTGTTTCCAGTGGACAACCTTCCAATCCAGGCAGGTCTGGTGAAACTGTGATGGCTTCACCCAAAACCTTTTGGAGAGTTCTTTGCATGCTTAGAGTTGGCTGGTGTCTTCTTCCTCAGACTGGCTACCTGCACCCAGATGAGTTTTTCCAGTCTCCAGAGGTCATGGCAG GCAGCATATTGGACTTAAAGGTTTATCACCCCTGGGAATTCCTCCCCAAGTCTCCTTGCAGGACTGTAGTGTTTCCCTTGATCACATCTGGAGCTGCTTTCTGGGCCATCAAAGCCCTTCAGCACCTGGGCCTCTCGACCAGCTGCATCACCAGCTACACCCTCCTCGTCTCACCCCGCCTTCTCCTCACCATCTTTTCATTCATCCTTGACTACAGTGTTTACCAGCTGGCTCCTCTGTGGGGAGCGGATCCGTGGAACTCTCTGGCTCTGCTTGCTGGCTCCTACGTCACACTTGTGTTTTACACGAGGACTTTTGCTAACACTGTGGAAGGACTTCTCTTTGCCTTGCTGCTTCTACTAGTGTCTTCAAAAGCAGCCAGCAAAACCTCGGCCTCAGCCTATCGGTGGCAGAATCCTCTAAATCACAGACTTATTGGGATGATCATAGTTGCTGGATTTTTTAACAGGCCAACGTTTCTGGCATTTGCTTTGGTGCCGCTGTTGCATTGGGTATGTGCAGGTGCTACATGCCAGCAAAGCGTTAGAAGAACAATACACCATGTTCTTTGTCTTGCCCCAAGTGCCGCCTTCACTGCTGTTTTCTTCATAGCTGCTGACACCTGGTATTTCACTTCTCCCCTGTCAGGACTTAGCCTGCATAGCTTTTATGAGGCCAGCCCACTGAGCATCCTTGCCAGGCTGCGCCAGAGTGTCGTTGTGACCCCCTTGAACTTCCTCACCTATAACCTCAACCCTGATAACCTTGCACAACACGGGACTCACCCACATCTTACACATTTTGCAGTTAACGGGGTCCTGCTTTTTGGGATCCTTCATGTAGAAGCTGTTAGCAATGGCATCAAGCTCCTGAAAGTGCACGTCAGCCAATTTATGTGGTTGAAGGCCTTGAAGAGGAGCTCACATTCAGCCATCACATGCCCAGAAGGCAGGCTGGCACTGCTGGCTTTCTATTTTATCCCTCTGGCACTTCTTTCTTTATTCAGCCATCAAGAACCTCGCTTCCTCATCCCTCTCATCTTGCCTCTGGTCCTTTTGGTCACGCAGCATAGACAGGCCCAGCAGTGGAAATCCATCAACCTTGTGTTCAATCTCTGTGGTGCCCTTTTCTTTGGCTGCTTCCACCAGGGAGGCATAGTCCCTTGCCTCTTCCACTTGGAGCAGCTCACCCATTCCCCAGAGTCCCTGAGCCATCGCACACACTACACACTACTCTTTGCTCGGACCTACATGCCTCCCAGGTTTCTGCTTAATGTTAACAAGAGCAACACGCTGGTGGAGCTTGTCGACATGGCTGGGGCCGAGAAAGGCTTCCTTTGCCAGATCCTGGGATCCATAGTGAATGGTCCTGCCTGTGTCAATAGAGAACTGGGCAAGGAAATGACTTGCCAGGTGCTGGTTATCATCCCAGGCACCGTCAGAACCATAATAGAGCAATGTCCGTTACTGGTCAAGAAGGAGACAGTAATATTTCCACATCTGACGATGGAAGACCCACCACAAATGTCCTTTCTCCTTAGTGAAAAGTGGAGAAGCCAGTTAGGACTGCATATCCTGTATctggagagaaataaaaagagcATCTAG
- the PIGZ gene encoding GPI mannosyltransferase 4 isoform X2 — translation MELAKGWLLTTRTAAVSSGQPSNPGRSGETVMASPKTFWRVLCMLRVGWCLLPQTGYLHPDEFFQSPEVMAGSILDLKVYHPWEFLPKSPCRTVVFPLITSGAAFWAIKALQHLGLSTSCITSYTLLVSPRLLLTIFSFILDYSVYQLAPLWGADPWNSLALLAGSYVTLVFYTRTFANTVEGLLFALLLLLVSSKAASKTSASAYRWQNPLNHRLIGMIIVAGFFNRPTFLAFALVPLLHWVCAGATCQQSVRRTIHHVLCLAPSAAFTAVFFIAADTWYFTSPLSGLSLHSFYEASPLSILARLRQSVVVTPLNFLTYNLNPDNLAQHGTHPHLTHFAVNGVLLFGILHVEAVSNGIKLLKVHVSQFMWLKALKRSSHSAITCPEGRLALLAFYFIPLALLSLFSHQEPRFLIPLILPLVLLVTQHRQAQQWKSINLVFNLCGALFFGCFHQGGIVPCLFHLEQLTHSPESLSHRTHYTLLFARTYMPPRFLLNVNKSNTLVELVDMAGAEKGFLCQILGSIVNGPACVNRELGKEMTCQVLVIIPGTVRTIIEQCPLLVKKETVIFPHLTMEDPPQMSFLLSEKWRSQLGLHILYLERNKKSI, via the exons ATGGAGCTGGCCAAG GGCTGGCTTTTGACAACTAGGACTGCTGCTGTTTCCAGTGGACAACCTTCCAATCCAGGCAGGTCTGGTGAAACTGTGATGGCTTCACCCAAAACCTTTTGGAGAGTTCTTTGCATGCTTAGAGTTGGCTGGTGTCTTCTTCCTCAGACTGGCTACCTGCACCCAGATGAGTTTTTCCAGTCTCCAGAGGTCATGGCAG GCAGCATATTGGACTTAAAGGTTTATCACCCCTGGGAATTCCTCCCCAAGTCTCCTTGCAGGACTGTAGTGTTTCCCTTGATCACATCTGGAGCTGCTTTCTGGGCCATCAAAGCCCTTCAGCACCTGGGCCTCTCGACCAGCTGCATCACCAGCTACACCCTCCTCGTCTCACCCCGCCTTCTCCTCACCATCTTTTCATTCATCCTTGACTACAGTGTTTACCAGCTGGCTCCTCTGTGGGGAGCGGATCCGTGGAACTCTCTGGCTCTGCTTGCTGGCTCCTACGTCACACTTGTGTTTTACACGAGGACTTTTGCTAACACTGTGGAAGGACTTCTCTTTGCCTTGCTGCTTCTACTAGTGTCTTCAAAAGCAGCCAGCAAAACCTCGGCCTCAGCCTATCGGTGGCAGAATCCTCTAAATCACAGACTTATTGGGATGATCATAGTTGCTGGATTTTTTAACAGGCCAACGTTTCTGGCATTTGCTTTGGTGCCGCTGTTGCATTGGGTATGTGCAGGTGCTACATGCCAGCAAAGCGTTAGAAGAACAATACACCATGTTCTTTGTCTTGCCCCAAGTGCCGCCTTCACTGCTGTTTTCTTCATAGCTGCTGACACCTGGTATTTCACTTCTCCCCTGTCAGGACTTAGCCTGCATAGCTTTTATGAGGCCAGCCCACTGAGCATCCTTGCCAGGCTGCGCCAGAGTGTCGTTGTGACCCCCTTGAACTTCCTCACCTATAACCTCAACCCTGATAACCTTGCACAACACGGGACTCACCCACATCTTACACATTTTGCAGTTAACGGGGTCCTGCTTTTTGGGATCCTTCATGTAGAAGCTGTTAGCAATGGCATCAAGCTCCTGAAAGTGCACGTCAGCCAATTTATGTGGTTGAAGGCCTTGAAGAGGAGCTCACATTCAGCCATCACATGCCCAGAAGGCAGGCTGGCACTGCTGGCTTTCTATTTTATCCCTCTGGCACTTCTTTCTTTATTCAGCCATCAAGAACCTCGCTTCCTCATCCCTCTCATCTTGCCTCTGGTCCTTTTGGTCACGCAGCATAGACAGGCCCAGCAGTGGAAATCCATCAACCTTGTGTTCAATCTCTGTGGTGCCCTTTTCTTTGGCTGCTTCCACCAGGGAGGCATAGTCCCTTGCCTCTTCCACTTGGAGCAGCTCACCCATTCCCCAGAGTCCCTGAGCCATCGCACACACTACACACTACTCTTTGCTCGGACCTACATGCCTCCCAGGTTTCTGCTTAATGTTAACAAGAGCAACACGCTGGTGGAGCTTGTCGACATGGCTGGGGCCGAGAAAGGCTTCCTTTGCCAGATCCTGGGATCCATAGTGAATGGTCCTGCCTGTGTCAATAGAGAACTGGGCAAGGAAATGACTTGCCAGGTGCTGGTTATCATCCCAGGCACCGTCAGAACCATAATAGAGCAATGTCCGTTACTGGTCAAGAAGGAGACAGTAATATTTCCACATCTGACGATGGAAGACCCACCACAAATGTCCTTTCTCCTTAGTGAAAAGTGGAGAAGCCAGTTAGGACTGCATATCCTGTATctggagagaaataaaaagagcATCTAG
- the PIGZ gene encoding GPI mannosyltransferase 4 isoform X3 yields the protein MASPKTFWRVLCMLRVGWCLLPQTGYLHPDEFFQSPEVMAGSILDLKVYHPWEFLPKSPCRTVVFPLITSGAAFWAIKALQHLGLSTSCITSYTLLVSPRLLLTIFSFILDYSVYQLAPLWGADPWNSLALLAGSYVTLVFYTRTFANTVEGLLFALLLLLVSSKAASKTSASAYRWQNPLNHRLIGMIIVAGFFNRPTFLAFALVPLLHWVCAGATCQQSVRRTIHHVLCLAPSAAFTAVFFIAADTWYFTSPLSGLSLHSFYEASPLSILARLRQSVVVTPLNFLTYNLNPDNLAQHGTHPHLTHFAVNGVLLFGILHVEAVSNGIKLLKVHVSQFMWLKALKRSSHSAITCPEGRLALLAFYFIPLALLSLFSHQEPRFLIPLILPLVLLVTQHRQAQQWKSINLVFNLCGALFFGCFHQGGIVPCLFHLEQLTHSPESLSHRTHYTLLFARTYMPPRFLLNVNKSNTLVELVDMAGAEKGFLCQILGSIVNGPACVNRELGKEMTCQVLVIIPGTVRTIIEQCPLLVKKETVIFPHLTMEDPPQMSFLLSEKWRSQLGLHILYLERNKKSI from the exons ATGGCTTCACCCAAAACCTTTTGGAGAGTTCTTTGCATGCTTAGAGTTGGCTGGTGTCTTCTTCCTCAGACTGGCTACCTGCACCCAGATGAGTTTTTCCAGTCTCCAGAGGTCATGGCAG GCAGCATATTGGACTTAAAGGTTTATCACCCCTGGGAATTCCTCCCCAAGTCTCCTTGCAGGACTGTAGTGTTTCCCTTGATCACATCTGGAGCTGCTTTCTGGGCCATCAAAGCCCTTCAGCACCTGGGCCTCTCGACCAGCTGCATCACCAGCTACACCCTCCTCGTCTCACCCCGCCTTCTCCTCACCATCTTTTCATTCATCCTTGACTACAGTGTTTACCAGCTGGCTCCTCTGTGGGGAGCGGATCCGTGGAACTCTCTGGCTCTGCTTGCTGGCTCCTACGTCACACTTGTGTTTTACACGAGGACTTTTGCTAACACTGTGGAAGGACTTCTCTTTGCCTTGCTGCTTCTACTAGTGTCTTCAAAAGCAGCCAGCAAAACCTCGGCCTCAGCCTATCGGTGGCAGAATCCTCTAAATCACAGACTTATTGGGATGATCATAGTTGCTGGATTTTTTAACAGGCCAACGTTTCTGGCATTTGCTTTGGTGCCGCTGTTGCATTGGGTATGTGCAGGTGCTACATGCCAGCAAAGCGTTAGAAGAACAATACACCATGTTCTTTGTCTTGCCCCAAGTGCCGCCTTCACTGCTGTTTTCTTCATAGCTGCTGACACCTGGTATTTCACTTCTCCCCTGTCAGGACTTAGCCTGCATAGCTTTTATGAGGCCAGCCCACTGAGCATCCTTGCCAGGCTGCGCCAGAGTGTCGTTGTGACCCCCTTGAACTTCCTCACCTATAACCTCAACCCTGATAACCTTGCACAACACGGGACTCACCCACATCTTACACATTTTGCAGTTAACGGGGTCCTGCTTTTTGGGATCCTTCATGTAGAAGCTGTTAGCAATGGCATCAAGCTCCTGAAAGTGCACGTCAGCCAATTTATGTGGTTGAAGGCCTTGAAGAGGAGCTCACATTCAGCCATCACATGCCCAGAAGGCAGGCTGGCACTGCTGGCTTTCTATTTTATCCCTCTGGCACTTCTTTCTTTATTCAGCCATCAAGAACCTCGCTTCCTCATCCCTCTCATCTTGCCTCTGGTCCTTTTGGTCACGCAGCATAGACAGGCCCAGCAGTGGAAATCCATCAACCTTGTGTTCAATCTCTGTGGTGCCCTTTTCTTTGGCTGCTTCCACCAGGGAGGCATAGTCCCTTGCCTCTTCCACTTGGAGCAGCTCACCCATTCCCCAGAGTCCCTGAGCCATCGCACACACTACACACTACTCTTTGCTCGGACCTACATGCCTCCCAGGTTTCTGCTTAATGTTAACAAGAGCAACACGCTGGTGGAGCTTGTCGACATGGCTGGGGCCGAGAAAGGCTTCCTTTGCCAGATCCTGGGATCCATAGTGAATGGTCCTGCCTGTGTCAATAGAGAACTGGGCAAGGAAATGACTTGCCAGGTGCTGGTTATCATCCCAGGCACCGTCAGAACCATAATAGAGCAATGTCCGTTACTGGTCAAGAAGGAGACAGTAATATTTCCACATCTGACGATGGAAGACCCACCACAAATGTCCTTTCTCCTTAGTGAAAAGTGGAGAAGCCAGTTAGGACTGCATATCCTGTATctggagagaaataaaaagagcATCTAG